Proteins co-encoded in one Chaetodon auriga isolate fChaAug3 chromosome 9, fChaAug3.hap1, whole genome shotgun sequence genomic window:
- the LOC143326212 gene encoding signal-regulatory protein beta-2-like yields MLIVFYSLLMLRVGRSTDDQIFETKTVDSGQDVTLTCERQTSWASSQLFWIRLVSGNLPEILGGTFTFDDDGVNENGHITAKQEPGTFILHIREPKLSDTGVYYCLKVNQATMTLLKGTFLRIKGPEPDITAVVDVPPSGPVRPGDSVSLQCSVLSDSEKKTCPGGLGVYWFRAGSHESHPSVIYAHGNSGDECETSPEARCVYNFLKENISSSDAGTYYCAVATCGRIIFGNGTKLDVEAHENNNKTALFLLCATLALSVTVIVCLIYAMTRKSCGCCNATVVLEANAATARGGQQSEQREVYSTPTFTKRKAHKAEKRNVKTGEETIYADVRT; encoded by the exons ATGCTGATAGTGTTTTATTCACTGCTGATGCTCAGAGTGGGCC GATCCACAGACGATCAGATCTTTGAGACAAAGACTGTTGATTCTGGACAAGATGTGACTCTGACCTGTGAACGGCAGACATCTTGGGCTTCTTCGCAATTATTTTGGATCAGGCTTGTTTCTGGAAACTTGCCTGAAATCTTGGGAGGAACATTTAcctttgatgatgatggtgtgaaCGAGAATGGTCACATCACAGCCAAACAGGAGCCTGGAACATTTATTCTGCATATTAGAGAACCAAAGCTCAGCGATACTGGAGTTTACTACTGTTTAAAAGTAAACCAAGCAACCATGACTCTTCTGAAAGGAACGTTTCTAAGGATCAAAG GACCAGAACCTGATATCACTGCCGTCGTTGACGTCCCTCCATCTGGTCCGGTCCGTCCAGGAgactcagtgtctctgcagtgttcagtcctctctgactctgagaAGAAAACATGTCCAGGAGGACTCGGTGTGTACTGGTTCAGAGCCGGATCACATGAATCTCATCCCAGTGTCATTTACGCTCATGGAAACAGTGGTGATGAGTGTGAGACGAGTCCTGAGGCTCGCTGTGTCTACAACTTCTTGAAGGAgaacatcagctcctctgatgCTGGGACTTATTACTGTGCTGTGGCCACATGTGGACGGATAATATttggaaatggaacaaaactGGACGTTGAAG cacacgaaaacaacaacaaaactgctctgtttctgttaTGTGCAACTTTGGCTCTGAGTGTGACCGTTATCGTCTGCCTGATTTATGCCATGACGAGAAAATCTTGTGGTTGTTGCAACG CTACTGTTGTTCTGGAAGCAAACGCTGCAACAGCCAGAGGCGGTCAGCAAAGTGAGCAG AGAGAGGTTTATTCTACACCAACCTTCACCAAGAGGAAGGCtcacaaagcagagaaaaggaaTGTAAAAACAGGGGAAGAGACGATCTACGCTGATGTCAGGACGTGA